In candidate division KSB1 bacterium, the following are encoded in one genomic region:
- a CDS encoding IS66 family transposase, translating into MQQLYQIERQAREANLSHDERYRLRQTSAQPILIAIKAWLDQQVREVLPKSVMGKAIGYTLGQWSKLERYISDGRFEIDNNKRRLVDRARPARQPDGH; encoded by the coding sequence ATGCAGCAGCTTTATCAAATCGAGCGCCAAGCGCGCGAAGCGAACTTGTCGCACGACGAGCGCTATCGACTTCGGCAGACCTCCGCCCAGCCGATTCTGATTGCGATCAAAGCCTGGCTGGATCAACAGGTGCGAGAAGTTTTGCCCAAGAGTGTCATGGGCAAAGCCATTGGCTACACCCTCGGCCAGTGGTCGAAGCTGGAGCGCTATATCAGCGACGGTCGTTTCGAGATCGACAACAATAAGCGTCGTTTGGTGGATAGGGCACGGCCAGCTCGGCAGCCGGACGGCCATTAA
- a CDS encoding 6-bladed beta-propeller: MVLRSNTARFGEQNTFLDIFTLEKQIQLETKDECMIADVYQIVADERSQCLFVFDRTRENVLQFAFDGKFIRRIGGKGQGPGEFLGPIGIAFLTENTFALASLSLQKLFLYDYEGKLYHSFFLGDTSAGYRIIPAGITGYGHRIMVSNEMCFPLPKREIQKAIYVFNRNGKVINKFGNYDTRLKKLRTSPVFGIDCDIETGKVFLGNTFDLQISMYDSHGVFLKSWRLDHQTNATKLSALDKSGDLDIKDRRSIFTEVERLWAIFYIKPYVVIFSLPDKRSMLRCCIFDPVNDSLLVDHPQMWFAKEDSLSMPVGDVRGKYSRGVIFAGESNAVGTDNIPLNPIVQFYRLNVSPR, translated from the coding sequence AGATGAATGTATGATTGCAGATGTTTACCAGATTGTTGCTGATGAGAGATCACAGTGTTTATTTGTGTTCGATCGCACTAGAGAAAACGTGCTTCAGTTTGCATTTGATGGAAAATTTATTAGAAGAATAGGTGGCAAGGGACAAGGGCCGGGCGAATTTTTGGGGCCAATAGGTATAGCATTCTTGACCGAAAACACGTTTGCATTGGCGTCGTTATCTTTGCAAAAGCTCTTTTTGTATGACTATGAAGGAAAGCTTTATCATTCATTTTTTTTGGGAGACACTTCGGCTGGTTATAGAATTATACCAGCAGGAATAACTGGTTATGGGCACAGAATTATGGTGTCGAATGAGATGTGTTTTCCTCTTCCCAAGAGGGAAATACAGAAAGCAATTTATGTTTTCAATCGCAACGGTAAAGTTATTAATAAATTTGGTAATTATGACACAAGATTAAAAAAGCTTCGAACCTCTCCTGTATTTGGAATTGACTGCGATATAGAAACCGGCAAGGTATTTCTTGGAAATACTTTTGACTTACAAATCAGCATGTATGATTCTCATGGTGTTTTTTTAAAGTCTTGGCGGTTAGACCATCAAACAAATGCAACCAAGCTTTCGGCACTTGACAAAAGCGGTGATCTTGACATTAAAGATCGTCGTTCAATTTTTACTGAAGTCGAGCGTTTATGGGCAATATTTTATATCAAACCTTATGTGGTAATTTTTTCGTTACCCGATAAACGCTCAATGTTAAGATGCTGTATTTTCGATCCTGTTAATGATTCCTTATTGGTTGATCACCCTCAAATGTGGTTTGCTAAGGAAGATTCGCTTAGTATGCCGGTGGGAGATGTGAGGGGAAAATATTCAAGAGGAGTTATATTTGCTGGCGAATCGAATGCCGTAGGTACTGACAATATTCCACTAAATCCGATTGTTCAGTTTTATCGACTTAACGTATCCCCTCGGTGA